The Chrysiogenia bacterium genome contains the following window.
AGTCCTGGCGCGGCCTTGTGGCCGGTTCGGTCGCCGAATTGATCGAGCAGAAGCACTACTATCAATAGAATTCCGCCGGCCATGCAGCCCCCGAAAATCGGGCCACCGGGGCGGGCATTGCGCTGGCGAGCGGCTATAGTGCCGCCGACATCATGATGGACTGGCTTGAAAAACCTCTGAGGCGCGTTCGGCAGCTCGTTCTGCTCCAGAACCTGAGCGATCTGGCCCTCCTGCTCAGCGCTAGCTGCGCGCTGGGATTGCTGGCGATCGGCTGGAGCGGTGTGCTGTGGCTGTCGCTGCCGGTTTGGGCGGCGCTGCTGGGGCTCACCATTTGGGGCGGCGTAAGCCTCTCTCGCTCGGCCGAGCCCGATGTCGAAGTGGCCAAGCGCATCGAGCGCCGCTTCCCGCAGCTCGATACCAGCCTGGTCAACGCCGTGAGTTTCGCCCCCTCGGGGCCCGGCGGGGCCGAGGACCTCGATGCCGCCTTCAAGGCCTGGGAGGTCGAGCGCGCCCGCAATCTGATGGGCGGCGTGGAACCGCGCCGGGCCGTGGGCTGGAAGCAGACGGGCCGCATTGCCGCGGCGACCGGAATCATCTGCGCCGTGGTGGCGATCAGTGCCGTGATCTCTCCCGAGCGATTCTCCGCCGCGCTCTCGGCTCTGGTGCGCCCGGGCGCGCAGCTTGCCCTCCTTCTCGAAGCCATCCGCTCAGGCGGCAGCGGAAGCGGGCGCGACCTGCTGGCCGACATCTCCGTCGAAGTGCAGTACCCGGCCTACACGGGCCTTGCTCCCCAGCGCATCGTGGGCGGCGATGGCACGGTCTCGGCAATGCCCGGCTCCACGGTGAAGATCTCGGCGCGCGCGCTCGAATCCATCGACGAAGCCTCCTTCGAGCTCTTTACCGGCGAGAACGCCCTCCAGATGGAGACCCCGACCCTTTCGCTGCAGGCCGAAGTGACCGGCAACCGCGTAGTGGCCGCGCGCTTTACCGCCGATGAGCCCGGCAGCTACCGCTTTTCCCTGGATGAAGATCCCACACGCGCCTACGCCATCCAGATCGTCGAGGACGTCTACCCGCAGGTGACGCTTGTCGAACCGGCCAGCGAGCTCGAGGTGCGCCCCGAGGACCGGGTGGACGTGGTCTACAACGCCACCGATGACTTCGGCCTTTCCTACATCGATCTGGTAGCCGAGATGCCCAGCGGGGAGACGCGCCGCCGGCTCTTTGAGCCCGGCGCCACCGAGACGGGCAAGGAGGGCGACTACACCCTCGATCTGGCGACGCTCGACCTCTCCGAAGAAGACGGGGAGATCACCCTCTATATAGAAGCCGCCGACAACGACACGGTGAAGGGGCCGAAGATCAGCCGTTCGGGCCGGATCATTCTGGCGCTGCGCTCGGCCGACAAGATCCACCAGGCGCTGCTTGCCGACCAGGAACGCCTGATGCAGGGCATGGTGGTCTGGCTGGCCGATGCGCTCGAACCCTTTCCCGTGAGTGCGAAGACCACGGGCGAGAAGCTGGGCAAGTCCTACGGCGAGCTCAGCGGCTCGGCCACTCGCGTGATCGAGGCCTTCCCCGAGCTGATGGCCCGCATGCGTGAGGACGAATACGCCGACTACAACGTCTACATCGCCATCGAGAAGATGTACCGCGAGCTTGGTACGTTGCGTGGCAACCTGCTGGGGTGGGCGGGCAAGCAGGGCCTTGACGCCGAGCCCTTTACCGGCCCGGTTTCGGCCGTGGCGGCGCCGCTCTCGGATTTGGTGAAGAGCCACGAAGAGCCGCTTGAACACGATATCTATTTCCTCGACCAGCTCATCTACAAGCAGCGCATGGACGACGCCCTTCGCAGCGAGGAAGACATCCTCGATGCCAAGGAGCGACTTGCCGAGCTGCTGGAGCAGTACAAGCAGACCCAGGACCCCGAGCTGCGCGAGAAGATCCTCAAGGAAATGAAGAAACTGCGCGAGCAGATCGCCAAGGCGCTCTCGAAGATGTCCCAGCTCTACCGGGAGATGCCCGACGAGTTCATCAATCCCGAGCTGCGCGACCAGACGAGCGAAGAGAACATGGCCGATCTTTCCGAGAAGATGGACCGTGCGCTCGAGAGCGGAGATCTCGACGCAGCGCTCGAAGACTTCGAGTCCTTCCTCTCCCAGGTCGATCAGATGATGTCGGGGATGCGCGAGAACTTCGGAGAGTTCAACAACTCGGCCTTTATGAAGGGGATGCAGGGAGTGATGGAGGCCGAATCTGAGGCCGCCAAGCTGGCTGAGGAACAGCAGCGCATCCTCGAAAAAACACAGAAGATTCAGGAAGAGGCCCAGAGCGAGGCCGACCGCGAGAAAATGAAGGAGCTGGTGGGCGAAGTGCGCGAGCACCTTGAAAATGCCGCCAGTGCCAGCGGGAGCGCGCGCAAGATCGAAGAAGAGCGCCAGCGTTTTCGCCGCGAAGCGGTCGCCAATCCGCCGGCGGGCGCGACGCCGCAGGAGAAGATGGCAGTCCAGAAGGCGTCCCAGACGCTCGATCGCTACCGCCTGCCGACGACCCTGGAGGGGCTCGAGCGCCAGATCGATCAGGCCCAGCTCAGTCTCGACCGCACGGAGTTTGAATCCGTCGTCGCCGATATCCAGCGCGCGCTGCAGCGCCTGGAGAACGTCGAGCGCAGCATGGAGCAGGCCGACAAGGGCGCTCCCGAGAAACTCACGAAGGAAGAACCCCGTTCGGACGATGCGCTCACCCAGGCGCGCAGCGAGCTGGAAAAGGCCATGGCGAAGTTCATGAAGGCCCAGCAGGAGCAGCAGCCCAAACTCTCCGAACAGGCGCAGCAGCAACTCAAGCAGCTCCAGGCCGAGCAGGAGCAGCTCCAGCAGCGCGCCGAGGAACTGGGCGAGAAGATGGAGCAGCTCTCGGAAGAATCGCCGATGGTCAGTTCCCAGCCGGGTTCGACGCTCCAGCAAGCGGCCCGCTCGATGCAGCAGGCCGGCGAGCGCCTGGGGCAGGGCGAGCCCGCCGGCGCCATTCCCGGTGAGGCGCGCGCGCAGTCGCAGCTCCAGCAGGCGGCTGAGCAACTTGGACAGATGCGCCAACGAATGCAGCAAGCGGGAAGCGGGATGCCCTCACCGATGCCGTTTGGCATGCAGCCCATGGGGCGTACCGGCGTCAACGGGATGCAGTCCAATCCCCGCGAAGAGGTGGAAGTGCCCGAGGGCGATGAGCGCGTTCCCGCCGAGTTCCGCGAGGACATCATCAAGAGCATGAAGGAAGCGGCCCCGGACGAGTACAAGCCGCTCAATGACGAATATTACCGCAAGCTGATCCGCTGATTCCGGCGTCAGCGCTGCGAACCGGTTACTGACTATCGGTCATCATAAAGACCATCCATGGGGTGGGCTGGGCTCCGGGGCTCGGCTATAGTCCGCGCCATTCCGGGGTTGCCGTACCCCTTCTTGTGAGCGTTCCGTGACCAGACATCATCGATCAAAGCTTCGTGAATTGGCCAACCTGCGCGGGATGCTCCCCGCGGCGGCGGCGCTGTGCCTGCTCGCGCTTGGCGCATGCGGCGGCGGGCAGGGCGGTGGCGGCTTTGGAGAGATGCCCCCTGTTGCAGTTGAAACCATCGAACTCCAGCCGCGGGTTTTCCCGCGGATCATCACGGCGGTGGGCTCGCTGGCCAGCCCCCAGAGCACGCTCGTATCCGCAGAGATTCCCGGGCGTATCGACCAGCTCGACATTCCCGAAGGGCAGCGCGTGGATAAGGGCCACCTGCTTGCGCGCATCGAGGACAGTGAGACGAAGGCCAAGGTTTCGGTGGCCCGTGCCCGCTACGACAATGCCAAAGACCGCCTGGCGCGCCTTCGCTCGCTGCGCAGCGAGCGGGTGATTGCCCAGCAGGATCTCGACGACGCGCTGGCCGAGCTGCGCGCCGCCGAGGGCGAGCTCGAAGCGGCCAAAACCCTCCAGAACAAGACCGAAATCCGCGCGCCCTTTACCGGGATCGTAGGTCTGCGGCAGGTAAGCCCCGGCGCCTACATCAACCTGGGCACCCCCATTGTGAAGCTCACGCAGCTCGACCCGCTCGATCTGATCTTCAGCGTGCCGGAGAAGTTCGCCACGGAAGTGGCAGTTGGCCAGAAGGTGCACGGAACGACCTCGGGCTGCGGCGAGACTTTCGAGGGCACGGTGAGCGTGGTCGAGCCCTTCGTCGATCCGGTCAATCGCGTGATCAACCTGCAGGCCAGCGTCAGCAATGAGGCCGGGAAGCTCCGCCCGGGCATGAGCATTTCGGTGCGCCTGGAGATCGAGCAGGTAAATGATGCGCTGCTCATTCCCGCCGAGGCGGTGATTCAGCAGGGCCGCTCGCGCTCGGTCTTCACCGTGAGCGAGGACGGCACGCCGGTCAGCCACGAAGTGCGTCTCGGCTACATCGGTCCGAAGTTCGTGCAGGTGATCGAGGGCCTCTCCGCAGGCGACGTCGTTGTGACCGCCGGCCACCAGAAGCTCCGTCCGGGCGCGAAGGCCGCGCCCCAGCCCCGCGAGGACGTCGTCAACGACAAGTTCGATCTGGGCATTTCCGGCGCAGAAGACGCCTGCAGTCTCTAACGGGTCACCATGGTTCTCTCTGACGTTTCGATCAAACGCCCGGTCTTTGCCACCGTGATGAGCTTGCTCATCGTGCTGGTGGGCCTGCGCTCGTTCGGTCTGCTGCCGGTGCGCGAGTATCCCGACGTGGACAACCCGGTTGTCTCCGTGAGTGTCGACTACGTGGGCGCTACGGCCGAGACCATCGAGTCCACGATTATCGAGCCGCTCGAGCAGGCTCTCAACGGCATCGACGACATCCGCAACATCGACTCGACCGCCGCCTACGGCAACGGCCGTGTCAGCGTGGAGTTCAATCCCAACCGCGACATCGACGAGGCTGCCACGGACGTGAACAACGCCGTGCAGGCGGCGCTGGGCAAGCTGCCCGAAGATGCCGAGCGTCCGGTCATCCGCAAGGCCTCTTCGGGCTCGCGCGCGCTCATGTGGCTCGCGGTGCGCGGTGACGGCTACAGCCCGCCCGAGCTCACCGACATTGCCGACCGCATCGTGAAGACGCCGCTGCAGGTGCTTCCGGGCATTGCGAACATCATCATCGGCGGCCAGCGCAAGTATGCCATGCGCATCTGGCTCGATCCCGACAAGATGGCCGCTCGCGGCGTGGATCCGCGCGATGTGCGCAACACGATCCTGGCCAACAACCTCCAGCTCCCCGCCGGGGTAATCGAGGGCGCGGCCCGCAAGTTCACGGTGCTGGCAGACGCGCAGATCGCCGATCCCCACGTCTTCCAGGATCTTGTCATCCGTCGCGACGCCGATCAGGTAATTCGCATCCGCGACATTGCCGAGGTCGAACTGGGCGCCGACAACTACAACACGATCACCCGCTACAAGGGCCGCCCCGTGGTGGGCATCGGCGTGGTGAAGACCTCCGTTGCGAATGAGCTGGCGGTCAGCGACGTCGTGCGCGCTTCGCTTCCCACCATTCGCAAGGACCTGCCGCCGGGGGTGCAGATCGACGTTGCCGTGGATGGTTCGCTCTTCGTGCGCGAGTCGTTGCGCGAGGTGTGGATCACGCTGGCCATTGCCGGCATCCTGGTGGTGCTGGTCAACTGGTTCTTCCTGCGCTCGATTGCGGCGACGATCATTCCCTCCATCACGATTCCGGTTGCGGTCATTGGGACCTTCACGGTGATGCAGGCCGCCGGCTTCTCACTCAACGTGCTTACGCTGCTTGGGCTGGTGCTGGCCATCGGGCTTCTGGTGGACGACGCCATCGTTGTGCTCGAAAATATCTACCGCCATCAGGAACTGGGCGAGAAACCGCTTCCGGCCGCCATTCGCGGTGCCAAGGAAGTGGGTTTCCCGGTGCTGGCGACGACGGTGGCGCTCATCGCGGTGCTGCTGCCGCTCTCGATCCTTCCTGGAAATACCGGGCGCCTCTTTCGGGAGTTCTCGCTCACCGTGGCAATTTCGGTGGCGATCTCGACCTTCGTCGCGCTGACGCTCGTTCCCATGATGTGCGCGAGATTTCTCAAACACTCGAAATCCCACGGCAAAATCTATCTGGCCATCGAGCGCCTGCTCGACTGGGCGCAGGGGCACTACGAGCGCGCGCTGCGCTGGTCGGTGGGGCATACGCGGGCGATCTACATCTTCCTGTTGGTCAACGTGCTGGCCAGCGTGGGGCTCTTTATGGTTCTGCCCAAGACGCTCGTGCCGACCGAAGACCGCGGCTCGTTCCTGACCATTGCGAAGGCCCCGCGCGGTTCGACCCTGGCCTATACGAATGTCACCGTGGAGAAACTGCAGGCGGAGGTCGCCAAGATTCCGGAGGTGGAGGGCTACTTCGCCGCCATCGGCCTGGCCATCGGCGGCGCGCCAAAGACTTCCGAGGGCTTCATGTACACGCGGCTGGTGCCCTGGCGTGAGCGCTCGGTCAAGCAGCAGGACATCGTGGCCTCGCTATTCCCCAGTTTTCTGAGCATGCCCGGTGCGCTGGCATTTCCGATCAACCTGCCCTCGCTGGGGCAGAGCCGCCAGTCCGATCTCGATTTCATTCTCAAGAGTTCGCTGGCCACGCTGCCGGAATTTGTGGATGTGGTCGAGGAGGTCTCGGCGCGCGCACGGGAGATCCCTCACCCGGGCGGCAATGGCCCGGCGCTGGTCAATCTCGATACCGATCTCGAAGTGGACAACCCGCAGCTCGAAGTACGTTTCGATCGCGATGCGGCTGCCGATCTCGGGCTCAGCGTGCGCGACGTGCTCGAGGCCATGCAGATCGCACTCTCAGAGGGGCGCACCAACGACTTCATCCTGCGTAACAAGCAGTACGACGTGATCCCCGCGCTGGCGCCGCGTTTCCGCAGTGCGCCCGACCACATCGATCGCATCCACCTGCGCGCGGCCAATGGCCGGATGGTGCCGCTCTCGGCTGTCGTCCGCGTCGTTCCGACCGTGGCGCCGGCGGAGCTGCATCACTACGACCTGCAGCGCTCGGCCACGGTGACGGCCAACCTGGCGCCGGGCGCGACGCTGGGCTACGTGCTCGACGAGATGGACAAGATCGCCGCCGAGGTGCTCCCCAAGGGATTCTCCACCTCGCTGAGCGGCGCATCACGCGAATTCCGCGAGTCTTCGGCGGCGCTTTATCTGACTTTCGCCTTCGCGCTGCTGTTCATCTATCTGATCCTCTCAGCGCAGTTCGAGAGCTTCATTCACCCGATGACGATTCTCTTCAGCGTGCCGATGGCCGTGCTCGGCGCGCTCGCGACGCTGGTGATTCTCTATTACGGCGGCGGGCTCATCGGGATGGATACAACGCCGTTCTCCATGAATCTCTACAGCCAGATCGGCATGGTGCTGCTGATCGGCCTGGTGACGAAGAACTCGATTCTGCTGGTGGACTATGCCAACCAGGCCCGCGCCCACGGCAAGGATATGCTCGAAGCCATCATCGGTGCCGGCCTGACACGCTTCCGGCCGATCCTGATGACGGCGGTGACCTCGATTCTGGGTTCGCTGCCGCTGGCGATTGCCACCGGCGCCGGCGGCGAGTCGCGGCGCCCCATCGGTGCGGCCGTGGTGGGCGGATTGACCTTCTCGACGATCTTCACGCTCATGGTGATTCCTGTGGTGTACCGCCTGCTGGTAGAGCTGGCCGAGCGCTTTGGCATCAACACCGTTCCGCCGGCGATCGAGCTTGGCGAGTTCGAAGAACTGCCCTCGGAATCTTCAGAAGCCCCGGACGCCGGGGAAGAAACAGCCACAGATTCGGGTAAGCTCGAGTAGGTGTCGCCGACTTGCGGCGCCAGGAGGCTTCCATGCGCCGTTTTGTTGCGCTTGTCCTGATTGTCATCGCGTTGCCGGTTCAGGTAGTGCACGCCGATCCCACGGA
Protein-coding sequences here:
- a CDS encoding DUF4175 family protein; translation: MMDWLEKPLRRVRQLVLLQNLSDLALLLSASCALGLLAIGWSGVLWLSLPVWAALLGLTIWGGVSLSRSAEPDVEVAKRIERRFPQLDTSLVNAVSFAPSGPGGAEDLDAAFKAWEVERARNLMGGVEPRRAVGWKQTGRIAAATGIICAVVAISAVISPERFSAALSALVRPGAQLALLLEAIRSGGSGSGRDLLADISVEVQYPAYTGLAPQRIVGGDGTVSAMPGSTVKISARALESIDEASFELFTGENALQMETPTLSLQAEVTGNRVVAARFTADEPGSYRFSLDEDPTRAYAIQIVEDVYPQVTLVEPASELEVRPEDRVDVVYNATDDFGLSYIDLVAEMPSGETRRRLFEPGATETGKEGDYTLDLATLDLSEEDGEITLYIEAADNDTVKGPKISRSGRIILALRSADKIHQALLADQERLMQGMVVWLADALEPFPVSAKTTGEKLGKSYGELSGSATRVIEAFPELMARMREDEYADYNVYIAIEKMYRELGTLRGNLLGWAGKQGLDAEPFTGPVSAVAAPLSDLVKSHEEPLEHDIYFLDQLIYKQRMDDALRSEEDILDAKERLAELLEQYKQTQDPELREKILKEMKKLREQIAKALSKMSQLYREMPDEFINPELRDQTSEENMADLSEKMDRALESGDLDAALEDFESFLSQVDQMMSGMRENFGEFNNSAFMKGMQGVMEAESEAAKLAEEQQRILEKTQKIQEEAQSEADREKMKELVGEVREHLENAASASGSARKIEEERQRFRREAVANPPAGATPQEKMAVQKASQTLDRYRLPTTLEGLERQIDQAQLSLDRTEFESVVADIQRALQRLENVERSMEQADKGAPEKLTKEEPRSDDALTQARSELEKAMAKFMKAQQEQQPKLSEQAQQQLKQLQAEQEQLQQRAEELGEKMEQLSEESPMVSSQPGSTLQQAARSMQQAGERLGQGEPAGAIPGEARAQSQLQQAAEQLGQMRQRMQQAGSGMPSPMPFGMQPMGRTGVNGMQSNPREEVEVPEGDERVPAEFREDIIKSMKEAAPDEYKPLNDEYYRKLIR
- a CDS encoding efflux RND transporter periplasmic adaptor subunit translates to MANLRGMLPAAAALCLLALGACGGGQGGGGFGEMPPVAVETIELQPRVFPRIITAVGSLASPQSTLVSAEIPGRIDQLDIPEGQRVDKGHLLARIEDSETKAKVSVARARYDNAKDRLARLRSLRSERVIAQQDLDDALAELRAAEGELEAAKTLQNKTEIRAPFTGIVGLRQVSPGAYINLGTPIVKLTQLDPLDLIFSVPEKFATEVAVGQKVHGTTSGCGETFEGTVSVVEPFVDPVNRVINLQASVSNEAGKLRPGMSISVRLEIEQVNDALLIPAEAVIQQGRSRSVFTVSEDGTPVSHEVRLGYIGPKFVQVIEGLSAGDVVVTAGHQKLRPGAKAAPQPREDVVNDKFDLGISGAEDACSL
- a CDS encoding efflux RND transporter permease subunit, whose amino-acid sequence is MVLSDVSIKRPVFATVMSLLIVLVGLRSFGLLPVREYPDVDNPVVSVSVDYVGATAETIESTIIEPLEQALNGIDDIRNIDSTAAYGNGRVSVEFNPNRDIDEAATDVNNAVQAALGKLPEDAERPVIRKASSGSRALMWLAVRGDGYSPPELTDIADRIVKTPLQVLPGIANIIIGGQRKYAMRIWLDPDKMAARGVDPRDVRNTILANNLQLPAGVIEGAARKFTVLADAQIADPHVFQDLVIRRDADQVIRIRDIAEVELGADNYNTITRYKGRPVVGIGVVKTSVANELAVSDVVRASLPTIRKDLPPGVQIDVAVDGSLFVRESLREVWITLAIAGILVVLVNWFFLRSIAATIIPSITIPVAVIGTFTVMQAAGFSLNVLTLLGLVLAIGLLVDDAIVVLENIYRHQELGEKPLPAAIRGAKEVGFPVLATTVALIAVLLPLSILPGNTGRLFREFSLTVAISVAISTFVALTLVPMMCARFLKHSKSHGKIYLAIERLLDWAQGHYERALRWSVGHTRAIYIFLLVNVLASVGLFMVLPKTLVPTEDRGSFLTIAKAPRGSTLAYTNVTVEKLQAEVAKIPEVEGYFAAIGLAIGGAPKTSEGFMYTRLVPWRERSVKQQDIVASLFPSFLSMPGALAFPINLPSLGQSRQSDLDFILKSSLATLPEFVDVVEEVSARAREIPHPGGNGPALVNLDTDLEVDNPQLEVRFDRDAAADLGLSVRDVLEAMQIALSEGRTNDFILRNKQYDVIPALAPRFRSAPDHIDRIHLRAANGRMVPLSAVVRVVPTVAPAELHHYDLQRSATVTANLAPGATLGYVLDEMDKIAAEVLPKGFSTSLSGASREFRESSAALYLTFAFALLFIYLILSAQFESFIHPMTILFSVPMAVLGALATLVILYYGGGLIGMDTTPFSMNLYSQIGMVLLIGLVTKNSILLVDYANQARAHGKDMLEAIIGAGLTRFRPILMTAVTSILGSLPLAIATGAGGESRRPIGAAVVGGLTFSTIFTLMVIPVVYRLLVELAERFGINTVPPAIELGEFEELPSESSEAPDAGEETATDSGKLE